ATTAGAGAAATTGATTAGTAGCTATTATTTATTCAAAATAAAAACTCCAAATTTCAGTCATCAGAATTAAGAGAAGAAAAATTGCTGGATTTTAATATATTCTAAATCTTTAGTAGAAAAACTTCAACTGTCTTATCTTTTCAAACTCTTATTGTCAGTAATTTGTAAGAAAAATTTTAAACAGATAATGATTAGATACTTTTCTGTTCTGATATTCTTTGTGAACTTGAGTACTTTACAAGCACAAAACTTTGACATTGAAACAGTTACCAACCCTATCCTATCACATGGTGCCGATCCATGGATTATACGGGAAGGTAAAACTTTTCACTATTGTTATGTTAGAAAAGATACCATTTTTCTGAAATCAGTAAACAGAATTTCTGAACTAAAAAACGCAGTAGAAAGAATCCTTTGGATACCACTAAAGACCACCAATTATTCAAAGGAAGTATGGGCTCCCGAACTCCATCATTTTGACAATCGATGGTATATATATGTTGCAGCAGATGATGGCAAAAATGACAACCACCGAATGCACGTAATAGCTTCTGAAAATGAATCTATCAATTCGAATTTCATTTACTTGGGAAAACTTACTGACAAATCTGACAAGTGGGCAATTGATGGGTCTCCATTTATTTTTAATGGCAAGATGTATTATGTTTGGAGTGGATGGGACGGGGATGTGAATGTACAGCAGAACATCTACATAGCCGAAATGGATAGTCCAACAAAAATAAAATCAGAAAGAATTCTGCTCTCAAAACCGGAATACGAATGGGAAAAAAGGGGCTCAGGCAAGGGTCTTCCTACTATTAATGAAGGTCCGGAAATCCTTGAAAAAGACGGAAATCTGTTCCTGATTTATTCTGCAGCGGGCAGCTGGTCAGATCATTATTGCCTGGGAATGTTGGAGTTGCAAGGTAAAAACCCAATAGATGCCGGAAAATGGAAAAAGGCGTCTCAACCTGTTTTTGAAAGTAATGAATATGTGACTAGTCCCGGCCATTGTTCATTTATTAAGATTAAGAATCAGAATTATATCATTTATCATTCCGCTCGCCACAAAGGTGCCGGAT
The sequence above is a segment of the Cytophagaceae bacterium genome. Coding sequences within it:
- a CDS encoding glycoside hydrolase family 43 protein codes for the protein MIRYFSVLIFFVNLSTLQAQNFDIETVTNPILSHGADPWIIREGKTFHYCYVRKDTIFLKSVNRISELKNAVERILWIPLKTTNYSKEVWAPELHHFDNRWYIYVAADDGKNDNHRMHVIASENESINSNFIYLGKLTDKSDKWAIDGSPFIFNGKMYYVWSGWDGDVNVQQNIYIAEMDSPTKIKSERILLSKPEYEWEKRGSGKGLPTINEGPEILEKDGNLFLIYSAAGSWSDHYCLGMLELQGKNPIDAGKWKKASQPVFESNEYVTSPGHCSFIKIKNQNYIIYHSARHKGAGWDRQVNIQPFSWKNGKPDFGSPVKYGVGIEISY